A portion of the Acanthopagrus latus isolate v.2019 chromosome 21, fAcaLat1.1, whole genome shotgun sequence genome contains these proteins:
- the cldn15la gene encoding claudin 15-like a: MSTALETTGFIMSLISWLVTGASLVNDYWKISTISGSVIISLRQFENLWHSCAENSAGIAECRDFESMLALPGHVQACRALMIISLLLGLGSIIVALLGLKCIKIGSATEQSKAKTAVTGGILSVLAGLCCMVAVSWYAYRVVQDFYDPFYGGMKFELGTGLFLGWGAASLNILGGALLCSACKKVSSGAKRGYPQGKVYTATAKSDPDARAYV, translated from the exons ATGTCGACGGCTTTGGAAACGACGGGGTTCATCATGAGCCTGATCAGCTGGCTGGTCACCGGAGCGTCGCTGGTTAACGACTACTGGAAGATTTCCACCATCTCCGGCAGCGTCATCATCTCCCTGAGGCAGTTTGAGAACCTGTGGCACTCCTGCGCCGAAAACAGCGCCGGCATCGCCGAGTGTAGGGACTTTGAGTCGATGCTCGCCCTCCCAG GTCACGTGCAGGCGTGTCGCGCTCTGATGATCATCTCTCTGCTGTTAGGCCTCGGCTCCATCATCGTCGCTCTGCTCGGACTCAAGTGCATCAAGATCGGCTCGGCCACCGAACAATCCAAGGCCAAGACCGCCGTCACCGGAGGAATCCTCAGCGTCCTCGCTG gtctGTGCTGCATGGTTGCAGTTTCCTGGTACGCCTACAGAGTCGTGCAGGACTTCTACGACCCGTTCTACGGAGGCATGAA gtttgAGCTGGGCACCGGCCTGTTCTTGGGATGGGGCGCAGCCAGTCTGAACATTCTGGGTGGAGCTTTACTCTGCTCCGCCTGTAAAAAAGTGTCATCTGGAGCCAAGAGAGG TTACCCACAGGGGAAGGTCTACACAGCTACAGCCAAGTCAGATCCAGACGCCCGAGCTTACGTCTAA
- the saga gene encoding S-arrestin a isoform X1 translates to MGKRDFVDRVDSVDPVDGVIIIDPEALQGRKVFVTLSCTFRYGRDDMDVMGIAFRRELYLSTRQVYPPLQDREKGIHTRVQAKLLRKLGDNAYPFFFEFPDNLPCSVALQPAAHDDGKQCAVEFEIKAFSAESQDAKIRKRSMVKLMLRKVQYAPEGEGAVPSVETTRDFVMSDKPLHVKASLDKEIYYHGETIKVHVSVKNDSNKNVKNIILSVDQVSTVVLYSNDAYVKSVAIEEQGDSVAPGGTLEKVYKLLPLLANNRERRGIALDGKLKHEDTNLASSSIIKEGVLKEVMGIMVSYKVMVKLIIGGMMGSSEVGLEVPFKLMHPKPDAVKRRRRWSSRSLSALT, encoded by the exons ATGGGGAAAAGAGACTTTGTCGACCGTGTTGACTCCGTGGACCCAGTGG ATGGCGTCATCATCATTGATCCTGAGGCTCTGCAGGGGAGGAAAG TCTTCGTCACCCTGTCCTGCACCTTCCGGTACGGCAGAGACGACATGGATGTGATGGGAATCGCCTTCCGCAGGGAGCTGTACCTGTCCACCCGTCAGGTGTACCCACCCCTGCAGGACCGCGAGAAGGGAATCCACACCAGGGTACAGGCCAAACTGCTGCGCAAGCTGGGAGACAACGCCTACCCCTTCTTCTTTGAG TTCCCTGACAACCTGCCTTGCTCAGTGGCCCTTCAGCCAGCGGCCCATGATGACGGCAAG caaTGTGCCGTGGAGTTTGAGATCAAAGCGTTCAGCGCTGAGAGCCAGGACGCCAAAATACGCAAACG GAGCATGGTGAAGCTGATGCTCAGGAAGGTCCAGTACGCTCCAGAAGGCGAGGGAGCCGTGCCCTCTGTCGAAACCACCAGGGACTTTGTCATGTCGGATAAACCGCTTCATGTCAAGGCCAGTCTGGACAAAGAG ATTTACTACCACGGTGAGACCATCAAAGTGCACGTCAGCGTCAAAAACGACTCCAACAAAAACGTCAAGAACATCATCCTCTCTG tGGATCAGGTCTCCACGGTGGTGTTGTACTCCAACGACGCCTACGTCAAATCTGTGGCCATCGAGGAACAAGG GGACTCGGTGGCTCCTGGAGGGACCCTGGAGAAAGTCTAcaagctgctgcctctgctggcCAACAACAGGGAGAGGCGGGGCATCGCTCTGGACGGCAAACTGAAGCACGAAGACACCAATCTGGCTTCATCAagcat tATCAAGGAGGGTGTGCTGAAGGAAGTGATGGGGATCATGGTTTCATACAAGGTCATGGTGAAGCTCATCATTGGAGG GATGATGGGATCAAG tgagGTCGGCCTGGAGGTTCCCTTCAAACTGATGCATCCTAAACCTGATGCAG tgaagcggaggaggagatggagttCCAGGAGTTTAAGCGCTCTTACCTGA
- the saga gene encoding S-arrestin a isoform X3 has product MGKRDFVDRVDSVDPVDGVIIIDPEALQGRKVFVTLSCTFRYGRDDMDVMGIAFRRELYLSTRQVYPPLQDREKGIHTRVQAKLLRKLGDNAYPFFFEFPDNLPCSVALQPAAHDDGKQCAVEFEIKAFSAESQDAKIRKRSMVKLMLRKVQYAPEGEGAVPSVETTRDFVMSDKPLHVKASLDKEIYYHGETIKVHVSVKNDSNKNVKNIILSVDQVSTVVLYSNDAYVKSVAIEEQGDSVAPGGTLEKVYKLLPLLANNRERRGIALDGKLKHEDTNLASSSIIKEGVLKEVMGIMVSYKVMVKLIIGGMMGSSEVGLEVPFKLMHPKPDAVKESEAEEEMEFQEFKRSYLKGMNDDEDEDGNVSGGDDMAPKEK; this is encoded by the exons ATGGGGAAAAGAGACTTTGTCGACCGTGTTGACTCCGTGGACCCAGTGG ATGGCGTCATCATCATTGATCCTGAGGCTCTGCAGGGGAGGAAAG TCTTCGTCACCCTGTCCTGCACCTTCCGGTACGGCAGAGACGACATGGATGTGATGGGAATCGCCTTCCGCAGGGAGCTGTACCTGTCCACCCGTCAGGTGTACCCACCCCTGCAGGACCGCGAGAAGGGAATCCACACCAGGGTACAGGCCAAACTGCTGCGCAAGCTGGGAGACAACGCCTACCCCTTCTTCTTTGAG TTCCCTGACAACCTGCCTTGCTCAGTGGCCCTTCAGCCAGCGGCCCATGATGACGGCAAG caaTGTGCCGTGGAGTTTGAGATCAAAGCGTTCAGCGCTGAGAGCCAGGACGCCAAAATACGCAAACG GAGCATGGTGAAGCTGATGCTCAGGAAGGTCCAGTACGCTCCAGAAGGCGAGGGAGCCGTGCCCTCTGTCGAAACCACCAGGGACTTTGTCATGTCGGATAAACCGCTTCATGTCAAGGCCAGTCTGGACAAAGAG ATTTACTACCACGGTGAGACCATCAAAGTGCACGTCAGCGTCAAAAACGACTCCAACAAAAACGTCAAGAACATCATCCTCTCTG tGGATCAGGTCTCCACGGTGGTGTTGTACTCCAACGACGCCTACGTCAAATCTGTGGCCATCGAGGAACAAGG GGACTCGGTGGCTCCTGGAGGGACCCTGGAGAAAGTCTAcaagctgctgcctctgctggcCAACAACAGGGAGAGGCGGGGCATCGCTCTGGACGGCAAACTGAAGCACGAAGACACCAATCTGGCTTCATCAagcat tATCAAGGAGGGTGTGCTGAAGGAAGTGATGGGGATCATGGTTTCATACAAGGTCATGGTGAAGCTCATCATTGGAGG GATGATGGGATCAAG tgagGTCGGCCTGGAGGTTCCCTTCAAACTGATGCATCCTAAACCTGATGCAG TGAAGGAGAG tgaagcggaggaggagatggagttCCAGGAGTTTAAGCGCTCTTACCTGAAGGGGATGAACGACGACGAGGACGAAGATGGAAACGTGTCGGGTGGTGACGACATGGCGCCCAAAGAGAAATAA
- the saga gene encoding S-arrestin a isoform X2 codes for MGKRDFVDRVDSVDPVDGVIIIDPEALQGRKVFVTLSCTFRYGRDDMDVMGIAFRRELYLSTRQVYPPLQDREKGIHTRVQAKLLRKLGDNAYPFFFEFPDNLPCSVALQPAAHDDGKQCAVEFEIKAFSAESQDAKIRKRSMVKLMLRKVQYAPEGEGAVPSVETTRDFVMSDKPLHVKASLDKEIYYHGETIKVHVSVKNDSNKNVKNIILSVDQVSTVVLYSNDAYVKSVAIEEQGDSVAPGGTLEKVYKLLPLLANNRERRGIALDGKLKHEDTNLASSSIIKEGVLKEVMGIMVSYKVMVKLIIGGEVGLEVPFKLMHPKPDAVKRRRRWSSRSLSALT; via the exons ATGGGGAAAAGAGACTTTGTCGACCGTGTTGACTCCGTGGACCCAGTGG ATGGCGTCATCATCATTGATCCTGAGGCTCTGCAGGGGAGGAAAG TCTTCGTCACCCTGTCCTGCACCTTCCGGTACGGCAGAGACGACATGGATGTGATGGGAATCGCCTTCCGCAGGGAGCTGTACCTGTCCACCCGTCAGGTGTACCCACCCCTGCAGGACCGCGAGAAGGGAATCCACACCAGGGTACAGGCCAAACTGCTGCGCAAGCTGGGAGACAACGCCTACCCCTTCTTCTTTGAG TTCCCTGACAACCTGCCTTGCTCAGTGGCCCTTCAGCCAGCGGCCCATGATGACGGCAAG caaTGTGCCGTGGAGTTTGAGATCAAAGCGTTCAGCGCTGAGAGCCAGGACGCCAAAATACGCAAACG GAGCATGGTGAAGCTGATGCTCAGGAAGGTCCAGTACGCTCCAGAAGGCGAGGGAGCCGTGCCCTCTGTCGAAACCACCAGGGACTTTGTCATGTCGGATAAACCGCTTCATGTCAAGGCCAGTCTGGACAAAGAG ATTTACTACCACGGTGAGACCATCAAAGTGCACGTCAGCGTCAAAAACGACTCCAACAAAAACGTCAAGAACATCATCCTCTCTG tGGATCAGGTCTCCACGGTGGTGTTGTACTCCAACGACGCCTACGTCAAATCTGTGGCCATCGAGGAACAAGG GGACTCGGTGGCTCCTGGAGGGACCCTGGAGAAAGTCTAcaagctgctgcctctgctggcCAACAACAGGGAGAGGCGGGGCATCGCTCTGGACGGCAAACTGAAGCACGAAGACACCAATCTGGCTTCATCAagcat tATCAAGGAGGGTGTGCTGAAGGAAGTGATGGGGATCATGGTTTCATACAAGGTCATGGTGAAGCTCATCATTGGAGG tgagGTCGGCCTGGAGGTTCCCTTCAAACTGATGCATCCTAAACCTGATGCAG tgaagcggaggaggagatggagttCCAGGAGTTTAAGCGCTCTTACCTGA
- the LOC119010697 gene encoding collagen alpha-1(X) chain-like, whose amino-acid sequence MFSRLLGLFVLSSFCSARLPYDFSGEHSSSNSNSVESDDSADSDEMSPRTRSGLPMWPLPSHNMTDMRMQIPEGSGLPMWPLPNENMTDNRIRILSSPELPPLPDPEFCDRMLTSGVPMDQIPFFCLCTHCKGTMGPKGDRGDMGPQGVPGSPGIRGMTGMKGRPGFTGRPGIKGQKGDEGAKGQPGALGFTGTKGERGFKGEKGDRGMDGPSGPQGPQGETGLCPASCESVQGPPGIQGPPGPAGARGLPGVMGVKGSKGVKGDLGDMGRPGDPGMSGMKGDKGDEGVCECTDGADGMDGVKGEMGSMGEKGDTGLKGDMGSMGPKGDKGDTGMMGQPGPCSPAIQSSFSACINESFPNPMYPVPFNHVLNNMQGNFNPFRGIYTAPVNGTYVFSFNLAVAEKILKVGLFTNHHPVVKVTETTSHSTTSQTVVLHLTMGDRVWLQVKDTYTNGMYTSRESTSSFSGYLLTPDSCDMLPFIRTGPISEPDYTGDYTWDEPTPSP is encoded by the exons atGTTCTCAAGGCTGCTGGGACTCTtcgtcctctcctccttctgctcagCCAGGCTGCCGTATGATTTCAGTGGAGAACACTCTAGCTCTAACTCTAACTCAGTCGAATCGGATGACTCGGCTGACTCAGACGAGATGTCACCGAGGACCCGCAGCGGTCTGCCCATGTGGCCTCTTCCCAGTCACAACATGACTGACATGAGGATGCAGATTCCTGAGGGCAGCGGTCTGCCCATGTGGCCTCTTCCCAATGAAAACATGACTGACAACAGGATACGGATTCTCAGCAGCCCTGAGTTGCCTCCCTTGCCTGACCCGGAATTCTGTGACAGGATGTTGACCTCTGGGGTGCCCATGGACCAGAtcccttttttctgcctctgtacGCACTGCAAGGGCACAATGGGTCCTAAAGGAGACCGCGGAGACATGGGCCCTCAAG GTGTACCTGGAAGTCCTGGGATAAGAGGGATGACGGGGATGAAAGGTCGTCCAGGATTCACAGGCCGTCCAGGGATAAAGG GTCAGAAGGGAGACGAGGGGGCCAAAGGGCAGCCTGGAGCTCTTGGTTTCACTGGGACGAAGGGCGAGCGAGGTTTCAAAG GAGAGAAGGGGGACCGAGGAATGGACGGTCCCTCAGGCCCACAAGGTCCCCAAGGAGAAACTGGCCTATGTCCTGCCTCCTGCGAGAGTGTCCAGGGTCCACCGGGTATACAAGGCCCCCCTGGACCAGCCGGAGCCCGTGGCCTGCCTGGGGTCATGGGAGTCAAGGGATCCAAAGGTGTTAAGGGTGATCTAGGTGACATGGGTAGACCCGGCGACCCCGGGATGAGCGGCATGAAGGGTGATAAAGGTGACgagggagtgtgtgagtgcacagaTGGCGCAGATGGAATGGATGGAGTCAAGGGGGAAATGGGGAGTATGGGGGAGAAAGGTGACACTGGTCTCAAGGGTGATATGGGGTCCATGGGGCCAAAAGGTGACAAGGGTGATACGGGTATGATGGGGCAGCCTGGGCCCTGCTCCCCGGCCATACAGTCGTCATTCTCCGCATGCATCAACGAGTCGTTTCCAAATCCCATGTACCCTGTACCTTTCAATCACGTCCTGAACAACATGCAGGGGAACTTTAACCCGTTCAGAGGCATCTACACAGCCCCCGTCAACGGCACCTACGTCTTCTCCTTTAACCTGGCTGTCGCTGAGAAAATTCTTAAGGTTGGCCTTTTCACCAACCACCACCCGGTTGTGAAAGTCACAGAAACAACCTCGCACTCCACCACCAGTCAGACTGTCGTCCTGCATCTGACAATGGGAGACCGggtgtggctgcaggtgaagGACACCTACACCAACGGCATGTACACCAGCCGTGAGAGCACCAGCTCGTTCTCTGGGTATCTTCTGACGCCGGACTCCTGTGACATGCTCCCATTCATCCGAACTGGCCCTATATCAGAGCCAGATTATACAGGAGACTATACCTGGGATGAGCCCACCCCTTCACCATAG